The proteins below are encoded in one region of Sminthopsis crassicaudata isolate SCR6 chromosome 1, ASM4859323v1, whole genome shotgun sequence:
- the LOC141564433 gene encoding sulfotransferase 1A1-like isoform X1: MELTQDVTRPPLVSVKGIPLIKYFAEALELLNDFQARPDDILISTYPKSGTTWLSEITDMIQQGGYQEKSKKTPIYLRVPFLEFSVPGVPSGLETLKTTPAPRLIKTHLPLSLIPQSFLDQKIKVIYVARNAKDVVVSYYNFYKMAKIHPDPGTWEDFLEKFMSGQVSYGSWYQHVVEWWELSKRHPVLYLFFEDVKKDPKKEIQKITEFMGRPLPEDVIDSIVQHTSFKKMKENPMTNYSTISSEIMDHSISPFMRKGIVGDWKNSFTVAQNERFDADYKNKMGGSDLHFQNKL, translated from the exons ATGGAACTGACCCAAGATGTCACCCGGCCACCCCTAGTGTCCGTGAAGGGTATTCCATTAATCAAGTACTTTGCGGAAGCTCTTGAACTGCTGAATGATTTTCAGGCCAGGCCTGATGATATTCTCATCAGCACCTACCCCAAGTCCG GAACAACCTGGTTGAGTGAGATCACAGACATGATCCAGCAGGGGGGTTaccaggaaaaaagcaaaaagactcCAATCTACCTCCGAGTGCCATTTCTTGAATTCAGTGTCCCAGGAGTCCCCTCAG GCTTAGAGACACTAAAAACCACACCTGCACCACGACTAATCAAGACCCACCTACCCCTGTCCCTGATCCCCCAGAGTTTCCTGGATCAGAAAATCAAG GTCATCTATGTGGCAAGAAATGCCAAGGATGTAGTAGTCTCCTACTATAACTTCTACAAGATGGCAAAGATACACCCTGACCCTGGGACCTGGGAGGACTTCCTGGAGAAGTTTATGAGTGGTCAAG TATCATACGGCTCTTGGTACCAGCATGTGGTGGAATGGTGGGAGCTAAGCAAGCGGCATCCAGTTCTCTACCTCTTCTTTGAGGATGTGAAGAAG GATCCcaagaaggaaattcagaagatcACAGAATTTATGGGACGGCCACTGCCAGAGGATGTCATAGATAGTATAGTCCAACATACATCGTTCAAGAAGATGAAGGAGAACCCCATGACCAACTACAGCACCatctcttctgaaatcatggaCCACTCTATCTCTCCCTTCATGAGGAAGG GTATTGTTGGAGACTGGAAGAATTCCTTCACTGTAGCCCAGAATGAGAGGTTTGATGCAGACTATAAAAACAAGATGGGTGGCTCAGATCTTCACTTTCAAAATAAGCTCTGA
- the SGF29 gene encoding SAGA-associated factor 29 isoform X3, with the protein MALVSADSRIAELLTELHQLIKQTQEERSRSEHNLINIQKTHERMQTENKISPYYRTKLRGLYTTAKADAEAECNILRRALDKIAEIKTLLEERRIAAKIAGLYNDSEPPRKTMRRGVLMTLLQQSAMTLPLWIGKPGDKPPPLCGAIPASGDYVAKPGDKVAARVKAVDGDEQWILAEVVSYSHATNKYEVDDIDEEGKERHTLSRRRIIPLPQWKANPETDPEALFQKDQLVLALYPQTTCFYRALIHTPPQRPQEDYSVLFEDTSYADGYSPPLNVAQRYVVACKEPKKK; encoded by the exons ATGGCATTGGTGTCAGCAGACTCCAGAATAGCTGAACTACTGACAGAGCTCCATCAACTGATTAAGCAAACTCAG GAAGAACGCTCCCGAAGTGAACATAACCTGATCAATATCCAGAAGACACATGAGAGAATGCAGACAGAAAACAAAA TCTCCCCTTATTACCGGACAAAGCTTCGAGGTCTCTATACCACAGCCAAGGCAGATGCAGAAGCGGAGTGCAA TATACTGCGCAGAGCTCTGGATAAGATTGCTGAGATCAAGACTTTGCTGGAAGAAAGGCGAATTG CGGCTAAAATTGCAGGATTATACAATGATTCAGAACCTCCACGGAAAACCATGCGCCGAGGGGTATTGATGACGCTATTGCAACAGTCAGCTATGACATTGCCTCTGTGGATTGGAAAACCTGGAGACAA GCCTCCACCCCTGTGCGGGGCTATTCCAGCTTCAGGGGACTACGTAGCTAAACCAGGTGATAAGGTGGCTGCTCGAGTGAAAGCTGTGGATGGGGATGAGCAGTGGATTCTGGCTGAAGTGGTCAGCTACAGTCATGCTACCAACAA ATATGAGGTGGATGACATTGATGAGGAAGGCAAAGA GAGACACACCTTGAGCCGAAGACGTATCATCCCACTCCCACAATGGAAGGCCAATCCTGAGACAGACCCTGAAGCTTTATTCCAGAAGGATCAGCTTGTGCTGGCATTGTACCCCCAAACCACCTGCTTCTACCGGGCTTTGATTCACACTCCTCCACAACGG CCCCAGGAAGACTATTCTGTCCTGTTTGAAGATACCTCCTATGCAGATGGTTATTCTCCTCCCCTCAATGTGGCCCAGAGGTATGTTGTGGCCTGCAAGGAACCTAAGAAGAAGTGA
- the SGF29 gene encoding SAGA-associated factor 29 isoform X1: MASTGISSESNCSDSSGCLESPLEHSLFQRHEKTVFTTAMALVSADSRIAELLTELHQLIKQTQEERSRSEHNLINIQKTHERMQTENKISPYYRTKLRGLYTTAKADAEAECNILRRALDKIAEIKTLLEERRIAAKIAGLYNDSEPPRKTMRRGVLMTLLQQSAMTLPLWIGKPGDKPPPLCGAIPASGDYVAKPGDKVAARVKAVDGDEQWILAEVVSYSHATNKYEVDDIDEEGKERHTLSRRRIIPLPQWKANPETDPEALFQKDQLVLALYPQTTCFYRALIHTPPQRPQEDYSVLFEDTSYADGYSPPLNVAQRYVVACKEPKKK, from the exons ATGGCTTCGACGGGTATTTCTTCCGAGAGCAATTGTAGTGATAGTAGCGGATGTTTAGAAAGCCCCTTAGAGCATTCCTTATTTCAGCGTCATGAG AAAACAGTATTTACCACAGCCATGGCATTGGTGTCAGCAGACTCCAGAATAGCTGAACTACTGACAGAGCTCCATCAACTGATTAAGCAAACTCAG GAAGAACGCTCCCGAAGTGAACATAACCTGATCAATATCCAGAAGACACATGAGAGAATGCAGACAGAAAACAAAA TCTCCCCTTATTACCGGACAAAGCTTCGAGGTCTCTATACCACAGCCAAGGCAGATGCAGAAGCGGAGTGCAA TATACTGCGCAGAGCTCTGGATAAGATTGCTGAGATCAAGACTTTGCTGGAAGAAAGGCGAATTG CGGCTAAAATTGCAGGATTATACAATGATTCAGAACCTCCACGGAAAACCATGCGCCGAGGGGTATTGATGACGCTATTGCAACAGTCAGCTATGACATTGCCTCTGTGGATTGGAAAACCTGGAGACAA GCCTCCACCCCTGTGCGGGGCTATTCCAGCTTCAGGGGACTACGTAGCTAAACCAGGTGATAAGGTGGCTGCTCGAGTGAAAGCTGTGGATGGGGATGAGCAGTGGATTCTGGCTGAAGTGGTCAGCTACAGTCATGCTACCAACAA ATATGAGGTGGATGACATTGATGAGGAAGGCAAAGA GAGACACACCTTGAGCCGAAGACGTATCATCCCACTCCCACAATGGAAGGCCAATCCTGAGACAGACCCTGAAGCTTTATTCCAGAAGGATCAGCTTGTGCTGGCATTGTACCCCCAAACCACCTGCTTCTACCGGGCTTTGATTCACACTCCTCCACAACGG CCCCAGGAAGACTATTCTGTCCTGTTTGAAGATACCTCCTATGCAGATGGTTATTCTCCTCCCCTCAATGTGGCCCAGAGGTATGTTGTGGCCTGCAAGGAACCTAAGAAGAAGTGA
- the SGF29 gene encoding SAGA-associated factor 29 isoform X2: MRNTSWLRRKTVFTTAMALVSADSRIAELLTELHQLIKQTQEERSRSEHNLINIQKTHERMQTENKISPYYRTKLRGLYTTAKADAEAECNILRRALDKIAEIKTLLEERRIAAKIAGLYNDSEPPRKTMRRGVLMTLLQQSAMTLPLWIGKPGDKPPPLCGAIPASGDYVAKPGDKVAARVKAVDGDEQWILAEVVSYSHATNKYEVDDIDEEGKERHTLSRRRIIPLPQWKANPETDPEALFQKDQLVLALYPQTTCFYRALIHTPPQRPQEDYSVLFEDTSYADGYSPPLNVAQRYVVACKEPKKK, translated from the exons ATGAGGAACACATCATGGCTTCGACGG AAAACAGTATTTACCACAGCCATGGCATTGGTGTCAGCAGACTCCAGAATAGCTGAACTACTGACAGAGCTCCATCAACTGATTAAGCAAACTCAG GAAGAACGCTCCCGAAGTGAACATAACCTGATCAATATCCAGAAGACACATGAGAGAATGCAGACAGAAAACAAAA TCTCCCCTTATTACCGGACAAAGCTTCGAGGTCTCTATACCACAGCCAAGGCAGATGCAGAAGCGGAGTGCAA TATACTGCGCAGAGCTCTGGATAAGATTGCTGAGATCAAGACTTTGCTGGAAGAAAGGCGAATTG CGGCTAAAATTGCAGGATTATACAATGATTCAGAACCTCCACGGAAAACCATGCGCCGAGGGGTATTGATGACGCTATTGCAACAGTCAGCTATGACATTGCCTCTGTGGATTGGAAAACCTGGAGACAA GCCTCCACCCCTGTGCGGGGCTATTCCAGCTTCAGGGGACTACGTAGCTAAACCAGGTGATAAGGTGGCTGCTCGAGTGAAAGCTGTGGATGGGGATGAGCAGTGGATTCTGGCTGAAGTGGTCAGCTACAGTCATGCTACCAACAA ATATGAGGTGGATGACATTGATGAGGAAGGCAAAGA GAGACACACCTTGAGCCGAAGACGTATCATCCCACTCCCACAATGGAAGGCCAATCCTGAGACAGACCCTGAAGCTTTATTCCAGAAGGATCAGCTTGTGCTGGCATTGTACCCCCAAACCACCTGCTTCTACCGGGCTTTGATTCACACTCCTCCACAACGG CCCCAGGAAGACTATTCTGTCCTGTTTGAAGATACCTCCTATGCAGATGGTTATTCTCCTCCCCTCAATGTGGCCCAGAGGTATGTTGTGGCCTGCAAGGAACCTAAGAAGAAGTGA
- the LOC141564433 gene encoding sulfotransferase 1A1-like isoform X2 yields the protein MIQQGGYQEKSKKTPIYLRVPFLEFSVPGVPSGLETLKTTPAPRLIKTHLPLSLIPQSFLDQKIKVIYVARNAKDVVVSYYNFYKMAKIHPDPGTWEDFLEKFMSGQVSYGSWYQHVVEWWELSKRHPVLYLFFEDVKKDPKKEIQKITEFMGRPLPEDVIDSIVQHTSFKKMKENPMTNYSTISSEIMDHSISPFMRKGIVGDWKNSFTVAQNERFDADYKNKMGGSDLHFQNKL from the exons ATGATCCAGCAGGGGGGTTaccaggaaaaaagcaaaaagactcCAATCTACCTCCGAGTGCCATTTCTTGAATTCAGTGTCCCAGGAGTCCCCTCAG GCTTAGAGACACTAAAAACCACACCTGCACCACGACTAATCAAGACCCACCTACCCCTGTCCCTGATCCCCCAGAGTTTCCTGGATCAGAAAATCAAG GTCATCTATGTGGCAAGAAATGCCAAGGATGTAGTAGTCTCCTACTATAACTTCTACAAGATGGCAAAGATACACCCTGACCCTGGGACCTGGGAGGACTTCCTGGAGAAGTTTATGAGTGGTCAAG TATCATACGGCTCTTGGTACCAGCATGTGGTGGAATGGTGGGAGCTAAGCAAGCGGCATCCAGTTCTCTACCTCTTCTTTGAGGATGTGAAGAAG GATCCcaagaaggaaattcagaagatcACAGAATTTATGGGACGGCCACTGCCAGAGGATGTCATAGATAGTATAGTCCAACATACATCGTTCAAGAAGATGAAGGAGAACCCCATGACCAACTACAGCACCatctcttctgaaatcatggaCCACTCTATCTCTCCCTTCATGAGGAAGG GTATTGTTGGAGACTGGAAGAATTCCTTCACTGTAGCCCAGAATGAGAGGTTTGATGCAGACTATAAAAACAAGATGGGTGGCTCAGATCTTCACTTTCAAAATAAGCTCTGA